In a genomic window of Corvus moneduloides isolate bCorMon1 chromosome 17, bCorMon1.pri, whole genome shotgun sequence:
- the SERINC3 gene encoding serine incorporator 3: MGAVLGVCSLASWIPCLCSGASCLLCRCCPNSKNSTVTRLIYAFLLLLSTVLACIMLAPGMEEQLKKIPGFCDEGLHTQIPHLDGFVSCDVFVGYRAVYRVSFAMAMFFFLLSLLMIEVKTSNDPRASIHNGFWFFKIAAIVAIMVGAFYIPEGPFTRAWFWIGVSGAFCFILIQLVLLVDFAHSWNESWVERMEEGNSKCWYAALLSCTSLFYALSLVFVVLFYVFYTKPDDCTENKLFISVNMILCIAVSIVSILPKVQEHQPRSGLLQSSVITLYTMYLTWAAMSNEPERSCNPSLLNIITQIAAPTAVPANATVPPATPAPPKSLQWWDAQSVVGLVIFVLCLLYSSIRSSSNSQVNKLTLSGSDTAILEETVGIGSGAADEGEVRRVTDNEKDGVQYSYTFFLFMLFLASLYIMMTLTNWYSPDADFKTMTSKWPAVWVKIASSWVCLLLYLWTLVAPLVLTNRDFS; encoded by the exons aTGGGGGCCGTGCTGGGGGTCTGTTCGCTGGCCAGCTGG ATTCCCTGTCTGTGCAGCGGTGCCTCGTGTTTACTGTGCCGATGTTGCCCCAACAGCAAGAATTCGACAGTGACACGTCTTATCTatgctttcctcctcctcctcagtaCCGTGCTTGCCTGCATTATGCTGGCACCAGGCatggaagagcagctgaaaaag ATACCTGGATTTTGTGATGAGGGGCTTCACACTCAGATCCCCCACTTGGATGGGTTTGTCAGCTGTGATGTGTTTGTGGGGTACAGAGCTGTCTATCGTGTCAGCTTTGCCATGGCCAtgttcttcttcctcctctccctgctcatgATAGAAGTGAAAACCAGTAATGACCCGAGAGCCTCGATACACAATGG GTTCTGGTTCTTCAAAATAGCTGCCATTGTGGCTATCATGGTTGGAGCATTTTATATCCCCGAAGGGCCTTTCACAAGAG CTTGGTTTTGGATTGGTGTTTCTGGAGCCTTCTGTTTCATTCTTATCCAATTGGTTCTACTTGTGGATTTTGCTCACTCTTGGAATGAGAGCTGGGTGGAGAGAATGGAAGAGGGGAATTCTAAATGCTGGTATGCAG ctctgttgTCCTGTACAAGCTTGTTCTATGCCTTGTCCctggtttttgttgttctctTCTACGTTTTCTACACGAAGCCTGATGACTGCACTGAGAACAAGTTATTCATCAGCGTTAACATGATCTTGTGCATTGCTGTCTCCATTGTTTCTATCCTTCCGAAAGTTCAG GAACATCAGCCTCGCTCGGGCCTCCTTCAGTCCTCTGTCATCACGCTCTACACCATGTACCTCACTTGGGCAGCCATGTCCAATGAGCCTG AAAGAAGCTGTAACCCAAGTTTGCTGAACATCATCACCCAGATAGCTGCACCCACAGCTGTTCCAGCCAATGCCACCGTCCCACCTGCCACTCCTGCTCCGCCCAAGTCCCTGCAGTGGTGGGATGCCCAGAGTGTTGTTGGACTGGTTATCTTTGTCCTTTGCCTCTTATATTCCAG CATCCGCTCTTCAAGTAACAGCCAGGTGAACAAGCTGACACTGTCTGGCAGTGACACTGCCATTCTGGAGGAGACCGTGGGGATAGGCAGCGGGGCTGCCGACGAGGGAGAAGTGCGCCGTGTCACGGACAATGAGAAGGACGGGGTCCAGTACAGCTAcaccttcttcctcttcatgcTCTTCCTTGCTTCTCTTTACATCATGATGACACTCACAAACTGGTACAG CCCTGATGCAGATTTCAAAACCATGACAAGTAAGTGGCCGGCCGTGTGGGTGAAGATAGCCTCCAGCTGGGTTTGTCTGCTTCTCTATCTTTGGACCTTAGTGGCTCCTCTTGTCCTTACTAATAGAGACTTCAGTTAA